One segment of Acidimicrobiales bacterium DNA contains the following:
- the sucD gene encoding succinate--CoA ligase subunit alpha has translation MSIFVDAETRVVYQGLTGSQGRYYGLLNRDYGTRVVAGTNPRKAGTDVDGIPVFATVAEAVAETGATASCVFIPAAGVHGAVIEAAEGGVEFIVAITEGVPAHDEADFYNRLRRDHPQVRLLGPNCPGIISPGQCNIGITAGHIALPGGPVGIVSRSGTLTYQALYELREKGIGCTTCVGIGGDPVPGTSFIDCLAAFEDDPDTKAVMMIGEIGGSAEEEAAEFIATRMTKPISAYVAGVTAPPGKKMGHAGAIVSGGKGTAAAKMDALREAGVRVGLNPTEAGELMAGIVAEL, from the coding sequence ATGAGCATCTTCGTCGACGCCGAAACCCGGGTTGTCTACCAGGGGTTGACCGGCAGCCAGGGTCGCTACTACGGCCTCCTGAACCGGGACTACGGAACCCGGGTGGTGGCCGGGACCAACCCGAGGAAGGCCGGTACCGACGTCGACGGTATTCCCGTCTTTGCCACGGTGGCTGAGGCGGTGGCCGAGACGGGCGCCACCGCGTCGTGCGTCTTCATCCCGGCCGCCGGGGTCCATGGGGCCGTGATCGAGGCAGCCGAGGGGGGCGTCGAGTTCATCGTGGCCATCACCGAGGGCGTTCCCGCCCACGACGAGGCCGACTTCTACAACCGACTTCGCCGTGACCATCCCCAGGTCCGCCTACTAGGCCCCAATTGTCCGGGGATCATCTCGCCGGGCCAATGCAACATCGGCATCACGGCCGGGCATATCGCCCTGCCGGGCGGCCCGGTGGGCATCGTGAGCCGCTCCGGCACCCTGACCTACCAGGCGCTGTACGAGCTCAGGGAGAAGGGCATCGGGTGTACGACGTGCGTTGGTATCGGGGGGGATCCCGTGCCCGGCACGTCGTTCATCGACTGCCTGGCGGCCTTCGAGGACGATCCCGACACAAAGGCTGTGATGATGATCGGCGAGATCGGAGGCTCGGCCGAGGAAGAGGCCGCCGAGTTCATCGCCACCCGGATGACCAAGCCCATCTCGGCCTATGTGGCCGGCGTGACGGCCCCACCCGGCAAGAAGATGGGACACGCCGGAGCCATCGTCTCGGGCGGCAAGGGCACGGCGGCGGCCAAGATGGACGCCCTCCGCGAGGCAGGGGTCCGGGTGGGCTTGAACCCCACCGAGGCCGGGGAACTGATGGCCGGCATCGTTGCCGAGCTCTAG
- the purN gene encoding phosphoribosylglycinamide formyltransferase: MSLAVLVSGTGSILDAMVEAGLPITLVVSDRPCPAMEKAAGHDVEAVVVCRDSFDDDFDRDGYTLRLTDLLEERGVTLVAMAGFGTVLGQPVYDRYAGRILNTHPALLPAYPGWHAVADTLADGATVSGCTVHRATLEVDSGPILAHETVPVLPDDDEASLHERIKVVERRLYVDTIRSILAGEPPMDPVAPEGAPA, encoded by the coding sequence ATGTCGTTGGCGGTGCTGGTATCAGGGACCGGGTCCATCCTGGACGCCATGGTTGAGGCTGGCCTGCCGATCACCCTGGTCGTCTCAGACCGTCCCTGCCCTGCCATGGAGAAGGCGGCCGGACACGATGTGGAGGCCGTGGTGGTCTGCCGGGACAGCTTCGACGACGACTTCGACCGCGACGGCTACACGTTGCGCCTGACCGACCTCTTGGAGGAGCGAGGCGTCACCCTGGTGGCGATGGCTGGATTTGGGACCGTCTTGGGCCAACCCGTGTACGACCGGTACGCAGGTCGCATCCTGAACACCCACCCAGCGCTGCTCCCCGCCTACCCGGGCTGGCATGCCGTGGCCGACACGCTGGCCGACGGTGCCACGGTGAGCGGCTGCACGGTGCACCGGGCCACCCTGGAGGTGGACAGCGGGCCGATCCTGGCCCACGAGACCGTGCCCGTGCTGCCCGACGACGACGAGGCCTCCCTCCACGAGCGGATCAAGGTGGTGGAGCGACGCCTCTACGTCGACACCATCCGGTCGATCCTGGCCGGGGAACCGCCCATGGATCCCGTCGCCCCCGAGGGAGCCCCGGCGTGA
- the purH gene encoding bifunctional phosphoribosylaminoimidazolecarboxamide formyltransferase/IMP cyclohydrolase has protein sequence MSPVPKRALLSVHDKTGIADLARGLVEAGWELVSSGGTASVLADEGVPVVEVGEVTGAPEILGGRVKTLHPAIHGGILADRSDPGHLASLEARGIVPIDLVVGNLYPFTSDPGIELIDIGGPTMVRAAAKNHAHVGVVVDPADYRTVLDELRAVGSLSDATRRRLARSAFAHTAAYDAAIVAWFDEDPSSDHANDLLKPSLHLALDRVHDLRYGENPHQAGARYRAAGSSGWWDTAVVHGGKAMSYLNLFDTEAAWRLVHRLGDEPCAVVVKHANPCGAAVGSDIADAYLSAHRCDPVSAFGGVVAVNRPVTLAMAEALSEVFTEVVVAPAYEPDALALLGERKNLRVLEAGPPGWPELDVRGIDGGLLVQTADDLVAEPSVWRVVTEREPTGSEWADLEFAWRVVARVNSNAIVLVKNRCAVGIGAGQQNRRDAGRIAAEKAAGRAIDGACASDAFFPFRDGLDAVADAGVTAVVQPGGSLRDGEVVAAADAHGMAMVFTDERHFRH, from the coding sequence GTGAGCCCCGTCCCGAAGCGGGCCCTGCTATCCGTCCATGACAAGACTGGTATCGCAGACCTTGCACGCGGTCTTGTCGAAGCGGGATGGGAGCTGGTTTCCAGCGGGGGTACGGCCTCGGTTCTGGCCGACGAGGGCGTGCCCGTGGTGGAGGTCGGCGAGGTCACCGGGGCCCCGGAGATTCTTGGGGGCAGGGTTAAGACGCTGCACCCGGCGATTCACGGTGGGATCCTGGCCGACCGATCCGATCCCGGGCATCTGGCCAGCCTGGAAGCCCGGGGCATCGTGCCCATCGACCTGGTGGTTGGGAATCTCTACCCGTTCACGTCGGACCCCGGGATCGAGCTGATTGACATCGGCGGTCCGACCATGGTCCGGGCAGCGGCCAAGAACCACGCTCACGTGGGCGTGGTCGTAGATCCGGCCGACTACCGGACGGTCCTCGACGAGCTCCGGGCCGTCGGTTCCCTGTCCGACGCCACCCGACGGCGGCTGGCCCGATCGGCCTTCGCCCACACAGCGGCCTACGACGCGGCCATCGTGGCCTGGTTCGATGAGGACCCATCGTCGGACCATGCCAACGACCTGCTCAAGCCGTCCCTCCATCTGGCCCTGGACCGGGTCCATGACCTCCGGTACGGCGAGAACCCGCACCAGGCGGGCGCCCGCTACCGGGCAGCCGGCTCCTCCGGATGGTGGGACACCGCCGTGGTGCACGGTGGGAAGGCCATGTCATATCTGAACCTGTTTGACACCGAGGCGGCGTGGCGGCTCGTGCACCGCCTGGGTGACGAACCGTGTGCAGTGGTTGTCAAGCACGCCAACCCGTGCGGTGCGGCGGTCGGCTCCGACATCGCCGATGCCTACCTCTCGGCCCACCGGTGCGATCCGGTGTCGGCCTTCGGTGGGGTGGTGGCCGTGAACCGTCCGGTCACGCTGGCCATGGCCGAGGCCCTGTCCGAGGTATTCACCGAGGTCGTGGTGGCGCCCGCCTACGAGCCAGACGCCCTAGCCCTCCTCGGCGAGCGGAAGAACCTGCGGGTCCTCGAGGCTGGGCCCCCCGGCTGGCCGGAGTTGGACGTCCGAGGCATCGACGGTGGGCTCCTGGTCCAGACGGCCGACGACCTGGTGGCCGAACCGTCCGTCTGGCGGGTGGTGACCGAACGGGAACCCACCGGATCCGAGTGGGCCGACCTGGAGTTCGCCTGGCGGGTAGTCGCACGGGTGAACTCCAACGCCATCGTGCTCGTGAAGAACCGGTGTGCGGTAGGCATCGGGGCCGGCCAGCAGAACCGTCGGGACGCCGGCCGGATCGCCGCCGAGAAGGCGGCCGGTCGGGCAATCGACGGGGCGTGCGCCAGCGACGCCTTCTTCCCGTTCCGGGACGGCCTGGACGCCGTGGCCGACGCCGGGGTTACCGCCGTGGTGCAGCCCGGGGGCTCGTTGCGTGACGGCGAGGTGGTGGCGGCGGCCGACGCCCATGGCATGGCCATGGTCTTCACCGACGAGCGACATTTTCGCCACTGA
- a CDS encoding bifunctional 5,10-methylenetetrahydrofolate dehydrogenase/5,10-methenyltetrahydrofolate cyclohydrolase — MSAQLLAGGPVAEAVLDDVRTRVDALRAAGTTPGLGTILVGDDGASAGYVRKKHETCESVGMVSYHIQVEADDPVEALDEAVAAFNGDPAIHAYIIQHPVADGFDFNSALSAMDPAKDADGLHPTNLGKLVLQEEGPVPCTPAGIQALFVHYDIDVSGKHVVVIGRGPTLGRPLSLLLTTKAPGANAAVTVVHSAVPDLADLTREADIVVAALGVPSFVQPDMVKPGAVVVSGGISWEGRKLLADVDESVGEVASWITPRLGGVGPTTVAMLLRNTVEAAERADAKAG; from the coding sequence ATGAGCGCACAACTCCTCGCAGGTGGACCGGTGGCCGAAGCCGTCCTGGACGACGTCCGGACCCGGGTCGACGCGCTAAGAGCTGCTGGTACCACACCCGGTCTGGGCACCATCCTCGTCGGTGACGACGGGGCCAGTGCCGGCTACGTCCGCAAGAAGCACGAGACATGCGAGTCGGTTGGCATGGTCTCGTATCACATCCAGGTGGAGGCCGATGACCCCGTGGAGGCCCTCGACGAGGCGGTGGCCGCCTTCAACGGGGATCCGGCCATCCACGCCTACATCATCCAGCATCCGGTAGCCGACGGCTTCGACTTCAACTCCGCGCTCTCGGCCATGGATCCAGCCAAGGACGCGGACGGCCTACATCCCACCAACCTCGGCAAGCTGGTCCTCCAGGAGGAAGGCCCTGTGCCGTGCACGCCGGCCGGCATCCAGGCCCTCTTTGTTCACTACGACATCGATGTCAGCGGGAAGCACGTGGTAGTCATCGGACGCGGCCCGACCCTAGGCCGGCCGTTGTCCCTGCTCCTGACGACCAAGGCCCCGGGAGCCAACGCGGCGGTCACCGTGGTGCACTCGGCGGTACCCGACCTAGCCGACCTGACCCGGGAGGCTGACATCGTGGTGGCCGCCCTCGGCGTGCCATCGTTTGTGCAGCCGGACATGGTGAAGCCAGGGGCCGTGGTGGTCAGTGGCGGCATCTCCTGGGAGGGCCGGAAGCTGCTGGCTGACGTGGACGAGTCGGTGGGTGAGGTGGCGTCCTGGATCACTCCCCGGCTGGGTGGGGTGGGGCCCACCACCGTGGCCATGCTGCTGCGCAACACGGTCGAAGCTGCCGAGCGCGCTGACGCCAAAGCGGGCTGA
- the icd gene encoding NADP-dependent isocitrate dehydrogenase, with protein sequence MTGKITMGADGVLVVPTDPIIPFIEGDGTGVDIWPAARLVLDAAAARYGHTVEWMEVLAGEKAYNETGEWLPRETVEAFTEYLIGIKGPLTTPIGGGFRSLNVALRQILDLYVCLRPVRWFQGVPSPVKHPELVDMVIFRENTEDIYAGLEVEAMTPEALRLRELLEDAFGWQIREDSGIGIKPISKTGSQRLQRAALQYAVDRGRPRVHWVHKGNIMKFTEGAFQKWGYELVKEEFSDVAVGWDDCDGDPGDRILVQDTIADIALQQVLTRPSEFDVIATMNLNGDYLSDALAAQVGGIGIAPGGNANYVTGHGIFEATHGTAPKYAGQDKVNPSSVLLSGVLMFEHIGWQEAADDIVRAVETAVTDKVVTYDFARLMDGATEVSCSEFASAVVDRL encoded by the coding sequence ATGACAGGAAAGATCACCATGGGTGCCGACGGCGTCCTTGTCGTGCCCACTGATCCGATCATCCCGTTCATCGAAGGAGACGGCACCGGTGTCGACATCTGGCCAGCAGCCCGGCTGGTACTCGACGCAGCGGCAGCCAGGTACGGCCACACCGTCGAGTGGATGGAGGTGCTGGCCGGGGAGAAGGCCTACAACGAGACCGGTGAATGGCTGCCCCGGGAGACCGTCGAGGCGTTCACCGAGTACCTGATCGGCATCAAGGGGCCGCTCACCACCCCGATCGGCGGGGGCTTCCGCAGCCTCAACGTTGCCCTCCGCCAGATCCTGGACCTCTACGTGTGCCTCCGCCCGGTGCGGTGGTTCCAGGGCGTGCCGTCGCCGGTCAAGCACCCCGAGCTAGTCGACATGGTGATCTTCCGGGAGAACACCGAAGACATATACGCCGGCCTCGAGGTCGAGGCCATGACGCCTGAGGCCCTCCGCTTGCGGGAGCTGCTAGAGGACGCCTTCGGCTGGCAGATACGCGAGGACTCCGGAATCGGCATCAAGCCCATCTCCAAAACCGGGTCCCAGCGCCTACAACGAGCGGCCCTGCAATACGCGGTGGACCGAGGCCGCCCCCGGGTCCATTGGGTCCACAAAGGCAACATCATGAAGTTCACCGAGGGCGCCTTCCAGAAGTGGGGCTACGAGCTGGTAAAGGAGGAGTTCTCAGATGTGGCCGTCGGGTGGGACGACTGCGACGGCGATCCCGGCGACCGGATCCTCGTCCAGGACACCATCGCCGACATCGCCCTCCAGCAGGTACTGACCCGCCCATCGGAGTTCGACGTGATCGCCACCATGAACCTCAACGGCGACTACCTGTCCGACGCCCTGGCCGCCCAGGTAGGAGGCATCGGTATCGCCCCGGGCGGGAATGCCAACTACGTCACCGGACACGGCATCTTCGAGGCCACCCACGGCACGGCACCCAAGTACGCCGGTCAGGACAAGGTCAACCCGTCGTCCGTGCTGCTGTCCGGCGTTCTCATGTTCGAGCACATCGGCTGGCAGGAGGCCGCCGACGACATCGTGCGGGCCGTAGAGACAGCGGTCACCGACAAGGTCGTGACCTACGATTTTGCCCGGCTCATGGACGGGGCTACCGAGGTCTCATGCTCGGAATTCGCCTCGGCCGTGGTTGACCGGCTCTGA
- a CDS encoding ABC transporter ATP-binding protein/permease — translation MTGSEHRPLNEKPDRRGGTVPESVMRRGWRLVRRSFRAHPGAHALGIMGANVFALAVVGFTVVVGRVTDEVIVPGLDGDGVSRQSLLVAVAAVTAVGVIRGVSIMTRRWFNMLATVRTQRTWRLAVTDQFLDVPLSFHRSRPAGQLLAHADADVEVATSMLKPLAFSMSVVMLAVAALVSLLVVHPLFALVAVVMFPTLTVLNRRFIRAVEVPAARGQAAVGEISGIAHESLDGVLVVKTLGRERLEVDRFAEAASRLREHRLAAGRIRSDYAPLYYSLPQLGIVVLLLVGAWLVDGGSVSIGDVVQAMSLFSILTLPMEILGYMFQEMPRSVVAMDRIDRVLAEPTELHPGPVADESIGSTPGGSGAVGPVVVEFDAVGFSYPGGPPILSDLDLRLDPGETVALVGATGSGKSTAVALLAGLVPPTVGEVRVGGVATSALGPEGVTQSVATVLQETFLFADSVRANLVLGLEVDDDELARALAAASADSFVAELPAGLETVVGERGMTLSGGQRQRLAIARALLRRPAVLVLDDATSAVDPVVEAGILESLRRPVGEDLVGGRSVGFDRPPTLLVIAHRMATIRLADRVLFLEGGRIAASGTHDELLDVESYAALARAYEMAGGPR, via the coding sequence TTGACCGGCTCTGAGCACCGGCCACTGAACGAGAAGCCGGACCGGCGGGGCGGGACCGTCCCGGAAAGCGTGATGCGGCGCGGCTGGCGTCTGGTCCGCCGGTCGTTTCGAGCCCATCCGGGGGCTCACGCCCTTGGCATCATGGGGGCCAACGTCTTCGCCCTTGCCGTAGTGGGATTCACGGTGGTCGTGGGTCGGGTGACCGACGAGGTGATCGTCCCCGGGCTGGACGGCGACGGGGTGTCTCGTCAGTCGCTACTGGTTGCCGTGGCCGCCGTCACCGCGGTGGGGGTGATCCGGGGCGTCTCGATCATGACCCGGCGGTGGTTCAACATGCTGGCCACCGTCCGTACCCAGCGGACATGGCGCCTTGCCGTCACCGACCAGTTCCTGGACGTCCCGCTGTCCTTTCACCGCTCCCGCCCGGCCGGACAACTGCTGGCCCACGCCGACGCTGACGTGGAGGTGGCCACGTCGATGCTCAAGCCGCTGGCCTTCTCGATGTCGGTAGTCATGCTGGCAGTGGCCGCCCTAGTCAGCTTGCTGGTTGTCCACCCGCTCTTTGCCCTGGTCGCTGTGGTGATGTTTCCCACCCTGACCGTCCTGAACCGCCGGTTTATCCGTGCTGTGGAAGTACCGGCGGCCCGTGGTCAGGCGGCAGTAGGGGAGATCTCAGGGATTGCCCACGAGAGTCTCGATGGGGTTCTGGTCGTCAAGACACTGGGTCGGGAACGCCTTGAGGTGGACCGGTTCGCCGAAGCAGCATCGAGGCTCCGGGAGCACCGGTTGGCGGCGGGTCGGATCCGGTCGGACTATGCGCCGTTGTACTACTCGCTGCCCCAGCTAGGGATCGTCGTCCTGCTGCTGGTCGGGGCGTGGCTGGTGGACGGAGGTTCGGTGTCGATTGGCGACGTGGTCCAGGCCATGTCTCTGTTCAGCATCCTCACCCTGCCCATGGAGATCCTGGGTTACATGTTCCAGGAAATGCCCCGGTCGGTGGTGGCCATGGATCGCATCGACCGGGTGCTGGCTGAACCGACGGAACTCCACCCAGGTCCGGTAGCTGACGAGTCGATCGGTTCGACGCCAGGGGGCTCCGGGGCGGTTGGGCCGGTGGTTGTCGAGTTCGATGCCGTGGGCTTCTCCTACCCGGGCGGACCACCGATCCTCTCCGACCTCGACCTCCGGCTGGACCCCGGCGAGACCGTGGCCCTGGTGGGGGCTACCGGTTCTGGAAAGAGCACGGCCGTCGCTCTACTGGCTGGCCTCGTGCCGCCGACGGTCGGAGAGGTGCGGGTCGGTGGGGTGGCGACATCGGCTCTGGGTCCCGAGGGGGTGACCCAGTCGGTGGCCACGGTCCTCCAGGAGACCTTCTTGTTCGCCGACTCGGTACGGGCCAACCTCGTCCTTGGGCTCGAAGTCGACGACGACGAGCTGGCTCGGGCCCTGGCCGCCGCCTCGGCCGACAGTTTCGTGGCCGAGCTTCCGGCCGGCCTGGAGACGGTTGTCGGCGAACGGGGCATGACGCTGTCCGGCGGCCAGCGGCAGCGCCTGGCCATCGCCCGGGCCTTGCTCCGGCGACCCGCCGTCCTCGTGCTCGACGACGCCACCTCAGCCGTCGACCCAGTCGTCGAGGCGGGGATCCTCGAATCGCTGCGTCGACCGGTCGGAGAGGACCTGGTTGGTGGGAGGTCGGTCGGGTTCGACAGGCCACCGACGCTGTTGGTCATTGCCCACCGAATGGCCACCATCCGGCTGGCCGATCGGGTGCTTTTCCTCGAGGGTGGGCGGATTGCCGCTTCTGGGACCCACGACGAGCTGCTTGACGTCGAGTCGTACGCGGCCCTGGCCCGGGCCTACGAGATGGCCGGAGGCCCACGATGA
- a CDS encoding ABC transporter ATP-binding protein/permease, whose product MTDVDSRRIDGVGAIAVLRRGMAASPELRDGALYTAAMALAVAGGKLLIPLLIQVVMDVSITADGVRLGRAVVLCAVAAALVVGSIFVGKITYFRLVRTAENVLLGLRVRTFEHLHRLSLAEHTASKKGVLTARVTSDVETLTQFAQWGAIAWIIDSVQVVAVLVIMAVYSWQLTLVVLLFHLPLLPVLRWMQSRQLVAYDNLRTRVSDTLGVVSESVHGVEVVRAYGYRERMRRRVHGVVDAQYDQQMVAARYFSLVLPLTDVFGVTAIASVVGAGVWWGGAWGVTSGELVAFVFLCNLLVVPITEMGEVLDQTQTALAGWWKILDVLDTEVEVVEPSTTVPLPTGALGVRVEAVDFAYRQGGRVLHGIDVSLPAGASVAVVGETGSGKTTLAKLMARLADPTSGRVLVGGVDLRDVSAEDRRRAIRMVPQDGFLFDTSIAENVRFGRPDATTGDVEAALDALDLTDWVNGLGSGLDTRVGERGESLSVGERQLVALARAHLADPGLLVLDEATSAVDPETETTLERALERLAAGRTTVSVAHRLSTAERSDLVLVFDAGRIAEQGSHDELVARGEIYSGLYRSWLGGTRSPGTSREGMTR is encoded by the coding sequence ATGACTGACGTGGACTCTCGGAGGATTGACGGGGTCGGCGCGATCGCCGTGCTCCGGAGGGGTATGGCGGCTTCCCCGGAACTGCGCGACGGGGCCCTGTACACCGCGGCCATGGCGTTGGCGGTGGCCGGAGGGAAGTTGCTGATCCCTCTACTCATCCAGGTCGTGATGGACGTGTCGATCACTGCTGACGGGGTCCGGTTGGGCCGGGCGGTGGTTTTGTGCGCGGTGGCCGCTGCGCTGGTGGTGGGCAGCATCTTCGTCGGGAAGATCACCTACTTCCGGCTTGTCCGGACCGCCGAGAATGTCCTACTGGGCCTGAGGGTGCGCACCTTCGAGCACCTGCACCGGCTCAGCCTGGCCGAGCACACGGCCTCCAAGAAAGGGGTGCTCACCGCACGGGTCACTAGCGACGTCGAGACACTCACCCAGTTCGCCCAGTGGGGGGCCATCGCCTGGATTATCGACTCAGTCCAGGTGGTAGCTGTGCTGGTCATCATGGCCGTGTACTCGTGGCAGCTCACCCTCGTGGTGCTGCTGTTTCACCTCCCGTTGCTCCCCGTGCTGCGGTGGATGCAGTCCAGACAGCTTGTGGCCTACGACAATCTCCGAACCCGGGTGTCGGACACCCTGGGCGTGGTGTCCGAGTCGGTCCACGGTGTCGAGGTGGTTCGGGCCTACGGCTATCGGGAGCGGATGCGCCGTCGAGTCCACGGGGTCGTTGATGCCCAGTACGACCAGCAGATGGTGGCCGCCCGTTACTTCTCCCTGGTTCTTCCCCTCACCGACGTGTTCGGGGTGACAGCCATCGCGTCGGTCGTCGGAGCCGGGGTGTGGTGGGGTGGCGCCTGGGGGGTGACCTCGGGTGAGCTTGTGGCCTTTGTCTTCCTCTGCAACCTGCTGGTGGTGCCCATCACCGAGATGGGTGAGGTGCTGGACCAGACCCAGACCGCCTTGGCCGGCTGGTGGAAGATCCTGGATGTCCTGGACACTGAAGTGGAAGTGGTCGAGCCGTCCACCACGGTGCCACTGCCAACGGGGGCCCTGGGCGTTCGAGTGGAGGCCGTTGACTTCGCTTACCGCCAGGGCGGCCGGGTACTCCACGGCATCGATGTATCCCTACCCGCTGGGGCCTCGGTGGCTGTAGTCGGCGAGACCGGATCGGGCAAGACCACGCTGGCCAAGCTGATGGCCCGGTTGGCCGACCCCACCTCAGGTCGGGTGCTGGTCGGCGGCGTGGACCTACGCGACGTGTCAGCCGAGGACCGGCGTCGGGCCATACGGATGGTTCCCCAGGACGGGTTCTTGTTCGACACGTCGATCGCCGAGAACGTCCGGTTTGGTCGTCCCGACGCCACGACCGGTGACGTGGAGGCCGCCCTCGACGCCCTGGACCTGACGGACTGGGTGAACGGCCTGGGATCTGGCCTGGATACCCGGGTAGGGGAACGTGGCGAGTCGTTGTCGGTCGGTGAGCGGCAGTTGGTGGCCCTGGCCCGGGCTCACCTAGCCGACCCAGGCCTGCTGGTCCTGGACGAGGCCACTTCGGCCGTCGACCCGGAGACCGAGACCACTCTGGAGCGGGCCCTAGAGCGATTGGCCGCCGGACGAACGACGGTCAGCGTGGCCCACCGACTTTCGACCGCCGAACGGTCCGACCTAGTGCTGGTCTTTGACGCCGGCCGGATCGCCGAACAGGGGAGTCATGACGAGTTGGTGGCCCGGGGCGAGATTTATTCCGGCCTCTACCGCTCCTGGTTGGGCGGCACCCGCTCCCCCGGGACCAGCCGGGAAGGGATGACCCGGTGA
- a CDS encoding PIG-L family deacetylase: MTGVEPHRNPIDPVVGRTASEWDAVIAGLPTVADPWPPSGPLVLVAPHPDDELLAAGATLAAASDAGTEVRVVAVTDGEMSHPHLDDAGRRQLVDRRLAETTAAYTAAGIVADRHRLSLPDGDTTDHADRLVEGLLSFLEGAAVCLAPWEADGHPDHDTCGRAALKACAVLGVPVFSFPVWSWNWDDPGNPAIPLDRAVRFPLSDRPDGAAWMARKRAGLAAYTSQILVEDGHRPVLPAGFVAHFMRSDEVFLRS, encoded by the coding sequence GTGACCGGCGTCGAACCTCACCGAAATCCCATCGACCCGGTGGTCGGACGAACGGCCTCTGAGTGGGATGCCGTGATCGCCGGGTTGCCGACCGTGGCCGACCCGTGGCCTCCGTCAGGTCCCCTGGTGCTGGTAGCGCCCCATCCCGACGACGAGCTCCTGGCCGCCGGTGCCACTCTGGCCGCCGCCTCGGATGCCGGGACGGAGGTTCGGGTGGTGGCGGTGACCGACGGCGAGATGTCCCACCCTCATCTGGACGATGCCGGACGACGCCAACTAGTGGACCGGCGTCTGGCCGAGACGACTGCCGCCTACACGGCAGCCGGGATCGTGGCCGACCGCCACCGGCTGTCGCTCCCCGACGGGGACACCACGGACCACGCCGACCGCCTCGTGGAGGGCCTCCTCTCCTTCCTGGAGGGGGCGGCGGTCTGTCTGGCCCCCTGGGAGGCCGATGGCCACCCCGACCACGACACCTGCGGCCGGGCGGCCCTCAAGGCCTGTGCCGTACTTGGGGTACCCGTGTTCTCATTCCCGGTGTGGTCTTGGAACTGGGACGACCCCGGCAATCCGGCGATTCCCCTCGATCGGGCGGTCCGGTTCCCACTGTCCGACCGACCGGACGGTGCAGCGTGGATGGCCCGGAAGCGGGCTGGACTGGCCGCCTATACCAGCCAGATCCTCGTCGAGGACGGACACCGACCGGTCCTCCCGGCCGGCTTTGTGGCCCACTTCATGCGGTCCGATGAAGTGTTTCTGCGATCCTGA
- a CDS encoding malate dehydrogenase — protein sequence MSPRPVRVAVTGAAGQIGYSLVFRIASGHLLGPDQPVALHLLEIPPAMGALEGVAMELDDCAFPLLDGLVPTDDPGLAFDGVNIALLVGSRPRSAGMERQDLLEANGAIFTGQGRVLNDRAADDLRVLVVGNPANTNCLIAMNSAPDVPNERFTAMMRLDHNRALTQVAQRLGVSVNDVTRMTIWGNHSATQYPDLFHCRVGGTSAAEAVDDQAWLEDQFIPTVQQRGAAIIEARGASSAASAANAAIDHVNDWVFGTPDDDWVTMGVPSDGSYGVPDGLLCGFPVTCTDGAYSIVQGLDVDEFSRQRIDASVAELAAERDMVRGLGLI from the coding sequence GTGAGCCCCCGTCCCGTCCGAGTTGCCGTCACCGGAGCCGCCGGTCAGATCGGCTACAGCCTCGTCTTCCGTATCGCCAGTGGCCACCTCCTAGGGCCCGACCAGCCGGTGGCCCTCCATCTGCTGGAGATCCCCCCGGCCATGGGGGCCCTCGAGGGAGTGGCCATGGAATTGGACGACTGCGCCTTCCCTCTCCTCGACGGATTGGTACCTACCGACGACCCGGGCCTGGCCTTCGACGGCGTCAACATCGCCCTGCTGGTCGGTTCCAGGCCCCGGTCTGCGGGCATGGAGCGCCAGGACCTCCTGGAGGCCAACGGCGCCATCTTCACCGGACAGGGTCGGGTGTTGAACGACCGGGCGGCTGACGACCTTCGCGTGCTGGTGGTCGGCAACCCGGCTAACACCAACTGCCTGATCGCCATGAACAGTGCACCGGACGTTCCGAACGAGCGGTTCACGGCCATGATGCGCCTAGACCACAATCGGGCTCTGACCCAGGTCGCCCAACGCCTCGGTGTGTCGGTCAACGACGTCACCCGGATGACCATTTGGGGTAACCACTCGGCCACCCAATACCCGGACCTCTTCCACTGTCGGGTAGGCGGGACCAGCGCTGCCGAGGCGGTAGACGACCAGGCCTGGTTAGAGGACCAGTTCATCCCCACCGTCCAGCAGCGAGGAGCGGCCATTATCGAGGCACGCGGTGCCTCCAGCGCTGCCTCGGCGGCCAACGCGGCCATCGACCATGTCAACGACTGGGTGTTCGGGACACCAGACGACGACTGGGTCACCATGGGCGTGCCGTCGGACGGAAGTTACGGTGTACCCGATGGCCTGCTCTGCGGGTTTCCGGTCACCTGCACCGACGGCGCTTACTCCATCGTGCAGGGTCTGGACGTCGACGAGTTCTCCCGGCAGCGGATCGACGCCTCGGTAGCCGAGCTGGCCGCCGAACGGGACATGGTGCGCGGCCTCGGCTTGATTTGA